The genomic window TGGCAGCATTTCATCGGCAATACCTACGTGTGGCTGAGCGTGCTGCTTGTGGTGTTGTTCCTCGCGACGTCCAGGCGCAAGACGGCGGCGCTGACACCGGCGCACGTCCGGCAGGACGTACCCCAGCCGGTTTCGTAGCCGGTTCACCAGAGCGCGCGCGTCATCTCGGCTTCGAGGCGCGGGTCCGTGTCGGAGCACGGACGACACCGAATTTGGCGCTGCCTACCGCCCGGTGTAGAGGAGCTGGGCGGGGCAGCCGCGACTGATTCAACGGGCCGTTCCTGAGCCGCGAGTACTCGGTTCGATGAGAAAGCGCTGAGAATCGGCCCGGGCTCAGGCCAGGGAGGCCAGCCACTCGTGCATCCAGCTCAGCGCCGTCTCGCCGCCGCCGACGGGGTAGCTGCCGTAGAGGGTGTGCGCCTCGGAGCGGTAGAACTCCTCGAGCTTCCTGCGGCGTTCCTCGTTGGCGGAGTCCGAGAGCTGGTTCTGCAGCAGCGCGACACCGCCGCGCGCCATCAGATCGTTGACGATGGTTCCGAATTCGAGCTGGTAACGCCACATGTTGGCGAGGTCGGGGCTGGAGCTCTGGGCCAGGAAACCGGCGAACCTGGTGACGAAGTCGTCGGAGGCGGTGGCGCAGTAGAGATCGCCGACCGCGCAGATCGTGCGGGTCTGCGGCGTGACCCAGCCGAATCCGCCCACCCGCGGACCGCCCGCGCCCGCGCCGCCGACCGGCGGGCCGACCAACGCGTCGGTGGGGGAGCGGCGCGGGTCGGAGATGAGGCCGACCGCCACGATCCGTTGCGGCGGCACCACGCCGAGCCCGGTGCCGATCTCGGCGGCCACGTCGCCCGCCGCGTCGGCGCCCTGGCTGTAGCCGACCAGCGCGAGCTTGGTCGCGCCGCACTGGCGCCCCATCGCGCCGAGCATGCCGCGGGCGTTGTCGACGGCTTCCTTCTTGGACGCGCCGTACACGTCGCCCTCCCACGGGAAGGCGGTCGCGGCGTAGCTGACGTAGTCGACACGCACCGAGGACGGCAAGCCATCGGTCACTCCGGCGAGCATGCCGGGACCTGGCCGGTGCTCGTCGCTCTCCCAGGTACCCGGAATCGCCACGACGTACATGCTCGGACAGCCCGGATCGGCCTGCGCCCCGCCGCCGACGGAAATGGTGGACAACGCCATCGCCGAGATAGCGATGACCGCACGAAGAAGTGTGGATCGCATGGTGCCGCTCCCCTTGCTGCACGCCCCGCTGGGGCTCCACTGACCGATCCGCCCCCCGGAAGACCCCAGTCGGCGCTGCCGGACGGAGCCGTCCGAACCCGAGAGGGGGTTGCTGTACAGCTTGTGGGACGTCCGGAAGGCGGCTTTGAGACCATAGGGTCTCAGATGCATGCGAGGGTAGCCCAGGCGTGCGACGGCACACAATCGCCGCCAATAGTGATTCAGATCACCAAACCGGCGGAAGTTTCGACGTTTCGACCGACCCCGCCGCTCCCATCAGCGAATTCGCGCTACGGCTCCCGCTTCTTCCGGCCAGCGCTGCGCCCACGGCCTCGCCTTTTCGATTTGCGCTGCGACGCGCAGGATTTCGAGTTCACCGTCGGGACGGCCGACCAGCTGGACGCTGAGCGGCAGTCCGGAATCCGACCAGCCCGCGGGGATCGCGGCGGCCGGGTTACCGCACACGTTCCACATCGCGGTGTAGGCGGTCATCGGCATGCTGCGCAGGATCGCGTGCAGCGCGCCCGCACCGTCCAGCCTGCCGACCGGCGGCGGCAGCTGCGGCAAGGTCGGGGTGAGCACAAGGTCGTAGCGTTCGAAAACGCGGTGGACCCGGGCGGCGACTCGTTCGCCGTGGCGCTCCGCCCAACGCAGCACGGGTTCGGGTGCGAGCGCACGCGCGGTGGCCGCGAGTGTGCGAGTACGGCGCTCGAGGAGGTCGGGGCGGTCGACGCGCTCGGCCTCCTCTCTGATGCCGCCGAGGAATTGCGGGAAGAACGCGGAGGTGGCGTCGGGATAGTCGGGATCGAATTCCTCGACGTGGTGGCCGAGTTCGGTCAACGTGCCGGCCATCGAGCGGACCGCCGCGGCGCACTCGGGATCGAGGCGGGTCATGGGCACGGCGGAGCGCACCGACACGGCGATCCGCAAGGGCGTCGCGGGGGCGGCCGCCGAGAACGAGATCGTCGGCGCGGGCGCGTGCCAGCGATCCCCGGCGACGGTACCGCTGATGACGTCGTAGAGCAGTGCGCTGT from Nocardia bhagyanarayanae includes these protein-coding regions:
- a CDS encoding cutinase family protein — translated: MRSTLLRAVIAISAMALSTISVGGGAQADPGCPSMYVVAIPGTWESDEHRPGPGMLAGVTDGLPSSVRVDYVSYAATAFPWEGDVYGASKKEAVDNARGMLGAMGRQCGATKLALVGYSQGADAAGDVAAEIGTGLGVVPPQRIVAVGLISDPRRSPTDALVGPPVGGAGAGGPRVGGFGWVTPQTRTICAVGDLYCATASDDFVTRFAGFLAQSSSPDLANMWRYQLEFGTIVNDLMARGGVALLQNQLSDSANEERRRKLEEFYRSEAHTLYGSYPVGGGETALSWMHEWLASLA
- a CDS encoding amidase: MSERPRYTGVLGQAEAIRTGRISAVELTEQTLAHIDRVQPRLNAFVTVLAEEALAQARTRDEDQAAGRELGALHGVPIAIKDEVDVAGVRTTYGGAAVTTPAAADSEIVRRLRAAGAIIVGKTAMPEFGTWPFTESAAHGYTRNPWDTTRSTGGSSGGSAAAVAAGVVAAATGGDGGGSIRIPAACCGLFGLKPQRGRVSTAPNGDLWRALGTLGVLTRSVADSALLYDVISGTVAGDRWHAPAPTISFSAAAPATPLRIAVSVRSAVPMTRLDPECAAAVRSMAGTLTELGHHVEEFDPDYPDATSAFFPQFLGGIREEAERVDRPDLLERRTRTLAATARALAPEPVLRWAERHGERVAARVHRVFERYDLVLTPTLPQLPPPVGRLDGAGALHAILRSMPMTAYTAMWNVCGNPAAAIPAGWSDSGLPLSVQLVGRPDGELEILRVAAQIEKARPWAQRWPEEAGAVARIR